A single Meles meles chromosome 20, mMelMel3.1 paternal haplotype, whole genome shotgun sequence DNA region contains:
- the PEAK3 gene encoding protein PEAK3 encodes MSGPEPPAETPGPDAPTWPTPPTYGNLGEVRAQLLPSKACRPRTSRPPLTDPQPLPPPLPKKTLARTRSLPTHRAPSSGPTPAGQPRRPFLGSHSVDESQACNDPARAPGPPVEAHIRSLDSPLGLGWPDLHRPEAVRAFLEARQLEGVRTVHARLRARLLGGRPGPCHPGHSFRLLDSSPCVDSGDALYYRLARVGDEAWHMLAAKVPKPGAEEPHPWGLELQASLSPHFNLQGLCGLVPEGALPGAPWSGPVALAAEVPERTLTQWLSEVGRGPRPAGFLWVAALLLLQLTSALEHLEARGAALAELRPENLLLVAPRGCATAGPPRLLLADFGRVHPRPPGPPGAHARQLSHLLRALLGPAAPSATPLAAGLETLAARLAHSQPSAAQARGALQVLLWGPGPELRGRGARLGPWLRVRRALLVLHLAERAAAGEAPGLEDWLCCAYLAEATEASLGHALALLWD; translated from the exons ATGAGCGGTCCTGAGCCACCCGCCGAGACCCCTGGACCTGACGCCCCGACCTGGCCGACTCCGCCCACCTACGGCAACCTCG GCGAGGTCCGCGCCCAGCTGCTGCCCTCCAAGGCCTGCCGCCCCCGGACGTCCAGGCCCCCCTTGACTGACCcgcagcccctgcccccacctctgcccaAGAAGACCCTGGCCAGGACCCGGTCCCTGCCCACCCACAGGGCCCCCAGCTCCGGCCCCACTCCCGCAGGGCAGCCTCGGAGGCCCTTTCTGGGGTCCCACAGTGTGGACGAGAGCCAGGCCTGCAACGACCCAGCAAGGGCCCCTGGTCCCCCTGTGGAGGCACACATTCGCTCGCTCGACAGCCCGCTGGGCCTCGGCTGGCCCGACCTGCACCGCCCCGAGGCCGTGCGCGCCTTCCTGGAGGCCCGGCAGCTGGAAGGCGTCCGTACCGTGCACGCCCGGCTCCGGGCCCGGCTTCTGGGGGGCCGCCCGGGCCCCTGTCACCCTGGCCACAGCTTCCGCCTCCTGGACAGCTCGCCATGTGTGGACAGCGGGGACGCCCTCTACTACCGCCTGGCGCGGGTGGGCGATGAGGCGTGGCACATGCTGGCTGCCAAG GTGCCCAAGCCGGGAGCCGAGGAGCCCCACCCGTGGGGCCTGGAGCTGCAGGCCTCGCTGAGCCCACACTTCAACCTGCAGGGGCTGTGCGGCCTGGTGCCCGAGGGCGCACTGCCCGGCGCGCCCTGGAGCGGCCCGGTGGCGCTGGCGGCCGAGGTGCCCGAGCGCACGCTGACCCAGTGGCTGTCTGAGGTGGGCAGGGGGCCGCGGCCCGCGGGGTTCCTCTGGGTCGCggccctgctgctgctgcagctcaCGTCCGCGCTGGAGCACCTGGAGGCTCGGGGCGCAGCCCTGGCAGAGCTGCGGCCCGAGAACCTGCTGCTGGTGGCGCCCCGGGGCTGCGCCACGGCCGGGCCCCCTCGCCTGCTGCTGGCTGACTTCGGCCGCGTCCACCCCCGGCCCCCGGGACCCCCGGGCGCCCACGCGCGGCAGCTAAGCCACCTGCTCCGAGCCCTCCTGGGCCCTGCGGCGCCCTCAGCCACGCCCTTGGCAGCCGGCCTGGAGACTCTGGCGGCCCGGCTGGCCCACTCGCAGCCCTCGGCGGCCCAGGCGCGGGGTGCGCTGCAGGTGCTGCTCTGGGGCCCCGGGCCTGAGCTGCGCGGCCGAGGAGCCCGGCTTGGGCCGTGGCTGCGGGTGCGCCGGGCGCTGCTGGTCCTGCATCTGGCCGAGCGGGCCGCGGCGGGGGAGGCGCCGGGCCTGGAGGACTGGCTGTGCTGCGCATACCTGGCTGAGGCCACGGAGGCCTCCCTGGGCCATGCCCTGGCGCTGCTGTGGGACTGA
- the LSM7 gene encoding U6 snRNA-associated Sm-like protein LSm7 gives MADKEKKKKESILDLSKYIDKTIRVKFQGGREASGILKGFDPLLNLVLDGTVEYMRDPDDQYKLTEDTRQLGLVVCRGTSVVLICPQDGMEAIPNPFIQQQDA, from the exons ATGGCG gacaaagagaagaagaaaaaagagagcatCTTGGACTTGTCTAAGTACATCGACAAGACGATTCGGGTGAAGTTTCAGGGAGGCCGCGAAG CCAGTGGCATCCTGAAGGGGTTCGACCCGCTGCTCAACCTCGTGCTGGACGGCACCGTGGAGTACATGAGAG aCCCTGACGACCAGTACAAGCTCACAGAGGACACCCGCCAGCTGGGCCTGGTGGTGTGCAGGGGCACCTCCGTGGTGCTCATCTGCCCGCAGGACGGCATGGAGGCCATCCCCAACCCCTTCATCCAGCAGCAGGACGCCTAG
- the LINGO3 gene encoding leucine-rich repeat and immunoglobulin-like domain-containing nogo receptor-interacting protein 3: MPYSQATWRTRQGRRRRWLVSAPGGPRAAARAVSAAEPPRCPRGCWRGPRPTLRTMTCWLCVLGLQLLLLPAAPPPAGGCPARCECTAQTRAVACPRRRLTAVPDGIPAETRLLELSRNRIRCLNPGDLAALPLLEELDLSENVIAHVEPGAFANLPRLRVLRLRGNLLKLIPPGVFTRLDNLTLLDLSENKLVILLDYTFQDLRSLRRLEVGDNHLVFISRRAFAGLLALEELTLERCNLTALSGESLGHLRGLGALRLRHLAIAALEDQNFRRLPGLLHLEIDNWPLLEEVGAGSLQGLNLTSLSVTHTNITAVPAAALRHQAHLTCLNLSHNPISTVPRGSFRDLVRLRELHLAGALLAVVEPQAFLGLRQIRLLNLSNNLLSTLEESTFHSVNTLETLRVDGNPLACDCRLLWIVQRRKTLNFDGRLPACATPAEVRGDALRSLPDSALFEYFVCRKPQIRERRLQRVTAAAGDDVRFQCRAEGEPAPTVAWVTPRHRAVTADSAGRARLLPGGTLEIRGARPQDSGTYTCVASNAGGNDTYFATLSVRPEPAANRTPGEGRNETQAAARFPLDLTTILVSTAMGCITFLGVVLFCFLLLFVWSRGRGQHQNHFSVEYSFRKVHGPPAAAGQGGARKFTMKMI, from the exons gcggcggcggcggtggctcGTGTCGGCTCCGGGCGGCCCCCGCGCCGCAGCCCGCGCCGTGTCCGCGGCGGAGCCGCCCAG GTGCCCACGAGGATGCTGGCGCGGCCCTAGGCCCACGCTGCGCACCATGACCTGCTGGCTGTGCGTCCTGGGCCtgcagctcctgctcctgcccgcGGCGCCCCCGCCGGCCGGCGGCTGCCCGGCCCGCTGCGAGTGCACGGCGCAGACGCGCGCGGTGGCCTGTCCCCGGCGCCGGCTCACCGCCGTGCCCGACGGCATCCCGGCCGAGACGCGCCTGCTGGAGCTCAGCCGCAACCGCATCCGCTGCCTGAACCCCGGCGACCTGGCCGCGCTGCCGCTGCTGGAGGAGCTGGACCTGAGCGAGAACGTGATCGCGCACGTGGAGCCCGGCGCCTTCGCCAACCTGCCGCGCCTGCGCGTCCTGCGCCTGCGCGGGAACCTGCTCAAGCTCATCCCGCCCGGGGTCTTCACGCGCCTGGACAACCTCACGCTGCTGGACCTGAGCGAGAACAAGCTGGTCATCCTCCTGGACTACACCTTCCAGGACCTGCGCAGCCTCCGCCGGCTGGAGGTGGGCGACAACCACCTGGTGTTCATCTCGCGCCGCGCCTTCGCGGGGCTGCTGGCGCTCGAGGAGCTGACCCTGGAGCGCTGCAACCTCACGGCGCTGTCGGGCGAGTCGCTGGGCCACCTGCGGGGGCTGGGCGCCCTGCGGCTGCGGCACCTGGCCATCGCCGCCCTGGAGGACCAGAACTTCCGGAGGCTCCCGGGCCTGCTGCACCTGGAGATCGACAACTGGCCGCTGCTGGAGGAGGTGGGCGCCGGCAGCCTGCAGGGGCTCAACCTGACCTCGCTGTCCGTCACGCACACCAACATCACCGCCGTGCCGGCCGCCGCGCTCCGCCACCAGGCCCACCTCACCTGCCTCAACCTGTCGCACAACCCCATCAGCACGGTGCCGCGCGGCTCCTTCCGCGACCTGGTCCGCCTGCGCGAGCTGCACCTGGCCGGCGCCCTGCTGGCCGTGGTGGAGCCGCAGGCCTTCCTGGGGCTGCGGCAGATCCGCCTGCTCAACCTCTCCAACAACCTGCTGTCCACGCTGGAGGAGAGCACCTTCCACTCGGTCAACACGCTGGAGACGCTGCGCGTGGACGGGAACCCGCTGGCCTGCGACTGTCGCCTGCTCTGGATCGTGCAGCGCCGGAAGACCCTCAACTTCGACGGGCGGCTGCCGGCCTGCGCCACCCCGGCCGAGGTCCGCGGCGACGCGCTGCGCAGCCTGCCCGACTCGGCGCTCTTCGAGTACTTCGTGTGCCGCAAGCCCCAGATCCGCGAGCGGCGGCTGCAGCGCGTCACGGCGGCGGCGGGCGACGACGTGCGTTTCCAGTGCCGCGCCGAGGGCGAGCCGGCGCCCACCGTGGCCTGGGTGACGCCGCGCCACCGCGCCGTGACGGCCGACAGCGCGGGCCGCGCGCGCCTGCTGCCCGGGGGCACGCTGGAGATCCGGGGCGCGCGCCCGCAGGACAGCGGCACCTACACGTGCGTGGCCAGCAACGCGGGCGGCAACGACACCTACTTCGCCACGCTGAGCGTGCGGCCCGAGCCGGCCGCCAACCGGACCCCGGGCGAGGGCCGCAACGAGACGCAGGCGGCCGCGCGCTTCCCGCTGGACCTCACCACCATCCTCGTGTCCACCGCCATGGGCTGCATCACCTTCCTGGGCGTCGTGCTCTTCTGCTTCCTGCTGCTGTTCGTGTGGAGCCGCGGCCGCGGGCAGCACCAGAACCACTTCTCGGTGGAGTACTCCTTCCGCAAGGTGcacgggccgccggccgcggcggGCCAGGGCGGCGCCCGCAAGTTCACCATGAAGATGATCTGA
- the OAZ1 gene encoding LOW QUALITY PROTEIN: ornithine decarboxylase antizyme 1 (The sequence of the model RefSeq protein was modified relative to this genomic sequence to represent the inferred CDS: deleted 1 base in 1 codon), whose product MVKSSLQRILNSHCFAREKEGDKASTAVHAARAMPLLSLHSRGGRSSERASGDGCSHPGPGPRWCSDVPHPPLKIPGGRGDSQRDRSLPAAAVYSDERLRVTEEPAPHGQTRILSVQTRLPGSRRLDWRAVLRGGCLYVEIPGGALPEGSKDSLTVLLEFSEEQLRAAHVFICFHKNRDDRAALLRTFSFLGFEIVRPGHPLVPKRPDACFMAYTFERASSGEDE is encoded by the exons ATGGTGAAATCCTCCCTGCAGCGGATCCTCAACAGCCACTGCTTCgccagagagaaggagggggacaAAGCCAGCACCGCCGTCCACGCCGCCCGCGCCATGCCGCTCCTCAGCCTGCACAGCCGCGGAGGCCGCAGCAGCGAGAG GGCCTCCGGCGACGGCTGTAGTCACCCGGGTCCGGGGCCTCGGTGGTGCTCC GATGTCCCTCACCCACCCCTGAAGATCCCAGGTGGGCGAGGGGATAGTCAGAGGGATCGCAGTCTTCCGGCCGCCGCCGTCTACTCC GACGAGCGGCTGCGCGTGACCGAGGAGCCCGCGCCCCACGGCCAGACGAGGATTCTGAGCGTGCAGACCCGGCTCCCGGGCTCCCGGCGCCTGGACTGGAGGGCGGTGTTGCGCGGCGGCTGCCTCTACGTGGAGATCCCGGGCGGCGCCCTGCCCGAGGGCAGCAAGGACAG CCTCACAGTTCTGCTGGAGTTCTCGGAGGAGCAGCTGCGCGCCGCCCACGTCTTCATCTGCTTCCACAAGAACCGCGACGACCGAG CCGCCCTGCTCCGGACCTTCAGCTTCTTGGGCTTCGAGATTGTGAGACCGGGGCATCCCCTTGTCCCCAAGAGACCCGACGCTTGCTTCATGGCCTACACGTTCGAGAGGGCGTCTTCGGGCGAGGACGAGTAG